The sequence below is a genomic window from Halomonas halophila.
CGGAGGAAAATGACGCCGTCGGTAAGGCCCTGTCCATGCCGGAGGCTGACGAGGCGCGTTGAGTCCGTCGCCATGCCGGAATGACGAAGGGGCCGCCCATCGGGCGGCCCCTTCCTGTCCGGGCATGATCGCGGGCGATCAGGCCTTGTCGTGAGCCGCGGCGGCCTTCTCGATAGCCTTGCGGGCGGCCTCGACGCCTTCCCATGATTCCACCTTGACCCACTTGCCCTTCTCGAGATCCTTGTAGTTCTCGAAGAAGTGGGCGATCTGCTGGCGCAGCAGTTCCGGCAGGTCGGTCACTTCCTGGACGTCGTCGTACAGGCTGGACAGCTTTTCGTGCGGCACGCAGACCAGCTTGGCGTCTTCGCCGGCTTCGTCGGTCATGTTCAGGATGCCGACCGGGCGCGCGCGGATGACGCTGCCGGGCTGGACCGGATACGGCGTCACGACCAGGGCGTCCAGCGGGTCGCCGTCGTCGGCCAGGGTGTGCGGGATGAAGCCGTAGTTGGCCGGGTAGAACATCGGGGTGGCCATGAAGCGGTCGACCAGCAGGGCGCCCATGTCCTTGTCGATCTCGTACTTGACCGGGGCATGGTTGGCCGGGATCTCGATGGCGACGTAGAGGTCGTTGGGCAGGTCCTTGCCGGCGGGGATGTTGTCGAAGTTCATGAGGGCGTCCTTCTATGGCTTATGGCCCTGGGCTTGTGGCCCTGGCGGGTGGCCGTCGGGTGAAATCCGGCGAATTATACGAGGCCGCTCCGGCGATTACCAACCCGACCTAGGTCGTCCGAGCGGGGATGTGGTCGTCGTGGCCCCGGTAGGCGGGTCGACGACGGGGGGGAGAGCCAGGCCCCCGGGCAGGCGTGTATCATGAGCGCCCATGGAGGGGGGCCTTGCGGTCTCGAAGTCGCTGACACACAAGGAGATCGTCGTGGCATCCGCGCAACTGTCATTGAGTTTCGGCCAGGCCTTCGTGGTGCCGGATCGCGGCCGGCATCGCAGTTCGATGTCGGTCTGCGTGCCCGACGAGACGGCGCTGCTGACGAGCAAGGGCGCCAGTGCGCTGATCACCGATTCCACCTCGCGCAACCCGCTGGCCAAGCAGGCGGGCGACCTCAGCGTGCAGGGGTTTCTGGCCGACTTCTACTCGACGCCCGAGCACTGGGGGGCCAAGGTGTCGGCGCACCGGGTGCTGCACGCCCTCAACGGCTGGTGCTACGGGCAGAGTCGTCAGGTCCGCGATGGTGGCTACGTGAGCTCGGTGTCGGCGATGGTCTATCAGGGCCAGACGGCGCATCTCTTTCATATGGGCGATACGCTGGTGTTCCGCCTGCGCGGAGCCGAGTTCGAGCAGCTCAGTCGCGATCACGTCACCGACCTTGGCGGCTACCGCTATCCCTCCCGGGCGCTGGGCATGGATGTCAGCCTCGATATCGACTACGTGGAGATGCCGCTCAAGCAGGGGGACATCTTCCTGTTCACCACCCAGGCGGTGCAGGGCACCCTGATGCCGTCGGACTACGTGCGACTGATCCGCGAGGACGCCAGCGACCTGCACGCGGCCTGCGAGCGCTTGGCCGAGACCGCCAGCGAACGGGCCCGGGAGCGCGGTTACGGCGGCGATCCGTTCTGCTTCCAGCTGGTGCGCATCGATGCGCTGCCCGAGGCTCAGGAGGATCGGTCGGACCGTTCCTACGGCGAGCTGCCGATCCCGCCGGAGCTGGCGGTGGGCGAACGGCTGGACGGGCTCGAGGTGCTGGAGGTGCTGTCGCGCACCGCCCAGTCGCGGGTCTACCGGGTGTGTGACACGCACACCGAGCGCGAGATGGTGATGAAGGCGCCGAGCCCGGAGCTCTCCAGTCGCAACGCCTACCTGGAGCACTTCCTGCTTCAGCAGTGGATCGTCGAGCGGGTGCGCTCGCCCTTCGTGGTGCGGGTGATGACGCCCTCGCGGCCGCGCCGTTACCTCTACTACCTGATGGCCTACGTGGAAGGCATGACGCTGGAAGAGTGGGCGCGGCGTCATCCCCGCGCCAGCCTCGGGCAGCGGCTCGATATCGCGACTCAGCTCGGCAAGGCGGTCCAGGCGCTGCACCGGCGCGACCTGCTGCATCAGCAGATCCATCCCGAGAACGTGCTGATCGATCGCCATGGCCAGGTGGTGCTGGCCGACTTCAGCGCCTGTCACCTGCGCGATGTGGACGGTCATCGGCGCTCGAGGGGGCTGCTGCGCCAGGTGGGGCTGACCGAGCACAGCGCGCCGGAGTACGCCATGGATGACGAGGTCGGCCGACGCAGCGACCAGTATTCGCTGGCCTCCACCGTCTACTGGCTGCTGACCGGCGCCTTGCCCTACGAGCTGCCGGTGAAGGACCTGCTGCGCCATACCGATCTGGAACGGATGCACTATCGCAGTGCCCAGGCGCTCAATCCCGAAGTGCCGGCGGCGCTCGACGCGGCCCTCAAGCGTGCCCTGATGCCTCAGCGGGCCCTGCGGTTCCGTCGCCTGTCGGAGTTCCTGCATGCCCTCAAGACGCCGAAGCCGGCGTCGGACGGGGGGCCGCCGAAGCGGGGTGGGGCGACGTGGTTCTGGCAGGTCGTGGCGGCCGCGCTGCTGGTGTTGCTGGTGCTGAGCTGGCTGTTGAGATAGGCATCCATTGGGGTCAGACCCTTAAGCGCCCCTGGTGCTGAGCTGGTTCCTGAGATAGGAATCGACGTGGGGTAGCCCCTTTGGCGCCGAGCTACAAGAAAACCCCGAAGGTTTTGCCTTCGGGGTTTCTGTTTCTCCAGGCGATTTCAGGCTGTTGACCTGCAGCCTGCCGCTCAGATGCTGAATGCCGGCAGCTTGCGTTCGACGCGATGCTTGGCCAGATGCGCGATCTTGGGCAGGCCGTTCTCGAACGGGGGGAAGTCCTCGCCCTGGATCAGCGGCGACAGGTAGCGGCGGCATTCCTCGGTGATGCCGAAGCCGTCCTCGCGGATGAAGTCGCGGGGCATGAACTTCTCGCGGTTGGCCACCTCGGCCAACGGCGCGGCCTCCACGGTCCAGGTGTAGGGGGCATCGCCGGTGCGCTTGATGGCCGGCATCTTGGCGTTGTCGCCGGCCAGCGCCAGCTCGACGGCTTTCTCGCCCACGGCGTAGGCCTGGTCCACGTCGGTCTTGGAGGCCAGGTGGCGGGCGGCGCGCTGAAGGTAGTCGGCCACGGCCCAGTGGTACTTGTAGCCCAGGTCCTGCTTT
It includes:
- a CDS encoding bifunctional protein-serine/threonine kinase/phosphatase, whose protein sequence is MASAQLSLSFGQAFVVPDRGRHRSSMSVCVPDETALLTSKGASALITDSTSRNPLAKQAGDLSVQGFLADFYSTPEHWGAKVSAHRVLHALNGWCYGQSRQVRDGGYVSSVSAMVYQGQTAHLFHMGDTLVFRLRGAEFEQLSRDHVTDLGGYRYPSRALGMDVSLDIDYVEMPLKQGDIFLFTTQAVQGTLMPSDYVRLIREDASDLHAACERLAETASERARERGYGGDPFCFQLVRIDALPEAQEDRSDRSYGELPIPPELAVGERLDGLEVLEVLSRTAQSRVYRVCDTHTEREMVMKAPSPELSSRNAYLEHFLLQQWIVERVRSPFVVRVMTPSRPRRYLYYLMAYVEGMTLEEWARRHPRASLGQRLDIATQLGKAVQALHRRDLLHQQIHPENVLIDRHGQVVLADFSACHLRDVDGHRRSRGLLRQVGLTEHSAPEYAMDDEVGRRSDQYSLASTVYWLLTGALPYELPVKDLLRHTDLERMHYRSAQALNPEVPAALDAALKRALMPQRALRFRRLSEFLHALKTPKPASDGGPPKRGGATWFWQVVAAALLVLLVLSWLLR
- the ppa gene encoding inorganic diphosphatase → MNFDNIPAGKDLPNDLYVAIEIPANHAPVKYEIDKDMGALLVDRFMATPMFYPANYGFIPHTLADDGDPLDALVVTPYPVQPGSVIRARPVGILNMTDEAGEDAKLVCVPHEKLSSLYDDVQEVTDLPELLRQQIAHFFENYKDLEKGKWVKVESWEGVEAARKAIEKAAAAHDKA